One stretch of Manis pentadactyla isolate mManPen7 chromosome 10, mManPen7.hap1, whole genome shotgun sequence DNA includes these proteins:
- the SRRM2 gene encoding serine/arginine repetitive matrix protein 2 isoform X5 → MYNGIGLPTPRGSGTNGYVQRNLSLVRGRRGERPDYKGEEELRRLEAALVKRPNPDILDHERKRRVELRCLELEEMMEEQGYEEQQIQEKVATFRLMLLEKDVNPGGKEETPGQRPAVTETHQLAELNEKKNERLRAAFGISDSYVDGSSFDPQRRAREAKQPAPEPPKPYSLVRESSSSRSPTPKQKKKKKKKDRGRRSESSSPRRERKKSSKKKKHRSESESKKRKHRSPTPKSKRKSKDKKRKRSRSTTPAPKSRRAPRSTSADSASSSDTSRSRSRSAAAKTHATALTGKSPSPASGHRGEGDASSREPGTTNTGQPSSLEPSTKQPSSPYEDKDKKEKSAVQPSPSPERSITGPEPPAPALLLAEQHGSSPQPLATTPLSQEPVKPPSEASPTRGHSLPKSPEKLPQSSSESCPPSPQPTKLSRHASSSPESPKPAPAPGSRREISSSPASKSRSHGRVKRDKSHSHTPSRRVGRSRSPATTKRGRSRSRTPTKRGHSRSPQWRRSRSAQRWGRSRSPQRRGRSRSPQRPGWSRSRNTQRRGRSRSARRGRSHSRSPATRGRSRSRTPARRGRSRSRTPARRRSRSRTPTRRRSRSRTPARRGRSRSRTPARRRSRTRSPVRRRSRSRSPAKRSGRSRSRTPARRGWSRSRTPARRSGRSRSRTPARRSGRSRSRTPARRARSRSRSPARRGRSRSRSLVRRGRSHSRTPQRRGRSGSSSERKNKSRTSQRRSRSNSSPEMKKSHVSSRRSRSGSSPRSKAKSHLSLRRSLSGSSPCPKQKSQSPPVRSRSGSSQPKAKSRTPPRRSRSGSSPSNQKSKTPSRQSHSSSSPQPKVKSGTPPRQGCVTSPQANEQSATPQRQSRSESSPDPEVKSRTPSRHSCSGSSPPRVKSSTPPRQSLSGSSSPQPKVKAITSPAQSYSRSSSPSPSRVISKTPPRQSRSESPCSQVESRLVQRHSQSRSSSPDTKVKPGTPPRRSHSESTSPCPKAKPQTPSGHSLSGSRSPCSQEKPKDSAVQSCSGSSLCPVVKSSPPSGESYFDSSLQQKGQSQASPDPRSDTSSPEIRQSHSESPSLQSKSQTSKTGQSRSSSPVAEVAPSSPAKQDGNKLSSPRLKSGMSPEQSRGHSDFSLYPAMDSKSIPGPSRLELSPESKEKMGLLLQEDVAASSPRLRNKLSPLVQDRPEFSPVLKETARTSSGERGSVGSSPDKKDRSNVLAKPSQDEELMELEKSEESSNQVLPHLSPELKEMYGSNVESSLEIEESPTMSATHDQSQSQASLEADIPAVASTWSGPHFSPDHKELSNSPSREDRFGSPLEFRNSGSVAEVNTGFSPEVKDLNGPFPNQLETDPFPDMKEQSRRSSRRSSSELSPDAVGKVGLSSNQSVSSPVLDAVPRTPSRERSSSASPELKDGLPRTPSRRSRSGSSPGLRDGSGTPSRHSLSGSSPGMKDIPRTPSRGRSECDSSPEPKALPQTPRPRSRSLSSPELNKCLTHQRERSGSESSIEQKTVARTPLGQRSPSGSSQELDGKPSTSPQERSESDSSPDSKANARMPLRQGSRSGSSPEVDSKSRPSPLRSRSGSSPEIKEKSRVAPRAQSGSDSSPEPKAPAPRVLPRRSSSGSSSKGRGASPEESSSSESSPEHPPKSRSTRRSSRSSPEPKTKSRTPPRRRSSRSSPELARKARLSRRSRSASSSPETPSRTPPRRRRSPSVSSPEPAEKSRSSRRRRSASSPRTKTTSRRGRSPSPKPRGLQRSRSRSRREKTRTARRRDRSGSSQSTSRRRQRSRSRSRVTRRRRGGSGYHSRSPARQESSRTSSRRRRGRSRTPLASRKRSRSRTSPAPWKRSRSRASPAAHRRSRSRTPLVSRRRSRSRTSPVSRRRSRSRTSVTRRRSRSRASPVSRRRSRSRTPPVTRRRSRSRTPTRRRSRSRTPPVTRRRSRSRTPPVTRRRSRSRTSPVTRRRSRSRTSPVTRRRSRSRTSPVTRRRSRSRTSPVTRRRSRSRTPLAIRRRSRSRTPLLPRKRSRSRSPLAIRRRSRSRTPRTTRGKRSLTRSPPAIRRRSASGSSSDRSRSATPPATRNHSGSRTPPVALSSSRMSCFSRPSMSPTPLDRCRSPGMLEPLGSSRTPMSVLQQAGGSMMDGPGPRIPDHPRTSVPENHAQSRIALALTAISLGTARPPPSMSAAGLAARMSQVPAPVPLMSLRTAPAASLASRIPAASAAAMNLASARTPAIPTAVNLADSRTPAAAAAMNLASPRTAVAPSAVNLADPRTPTAPAVNLAGARTPAALAALSLSGSGTPPSAANYPSSSRTAQAPAPANLVGPRSAHATAPVNIASSRTPPALAPASLTSARMAPALSGANLTSPRVPLSAYERVSGRTSPTLLDRARSRTPPSAPSQSRMTSERAPSPASRMVQVPSQSLLSAGQDHPRSPVPSGFSDQSRSLLVQTTLVAGSQSLSSGMVAKTTSSAGDHNGMLSGPAPGASHPEGGEPPASVGAQQPSALAALQPAKERRSSSSSSSSSSSSSSSSSSSSSSSSSGSSSSDSEGSSLPIQQPEAALKRAPSPAPAPKEPVREGRPQELTPAKRKRRSSSSSSSSSSSSSSSSSSSSSSSSSSSSSSSSSSSSSSTSSSPSPAKPGPQALPKPASPKKPPPGERRIKPHLCGNGVSRSPRKPIDSLRDSRSLSYSPAERRHPSPQPSPRDQQSSERGPRRGQRGDSRSPGHKRRRETPSPHPVRHRSSRSP, encoded by the exons ATGTACAACGGGATCGGGCTGCCGACGCCCCGGGGCAGCGGCACCAACGGCTACGTCCAGCGCAACCTGTCCCTGGTGCGGGGCCGCCGGGGTGAGCGGCCTGACTACAAGGGAGAGGAGGAACTGCGGCGCCTGGAGGCTGCCCTGGTGAAGCGGCCTAATCCTGACATCCTGGACCACGAGCGCAAGCGGCGCGTGGAGCTGCGATGCCTCGAGCTGGAGGAGATGATGGAAGAGCAGGG GTACGAGGAACAGCAAATTCAGGAAAAAGTGGCGACCTTTCGACTCATGTTGCTGGAGAAGGATGTGAACCCTGGGGGCAAGGAGGAGACCCCAGGGCAGAGGCCAGC AGTAACTGAGACTCACCAGTTGGCAGAATTGAATGAAAAGAAGAATGAGCGACTTCGTGCTGCCTTTGGCATCAGTGATTCCTATGTGGATGGCAGCTCTTTTGATCCTCAGCGTCGTGCTCGAGaagctaaacaaccagctcccGAGCCTCCCAAACCTTACAG CCTTGTTCGGGAGTCCAGCAGTTCTCGTTCACCAAccccaaagcaaaagaaaaagaaaaagaagaaagatagaGGGCG CAGGTCAGAGAGCAGCTCTCCTCGACGAGAGAGGAAGAAGAGCTCTAAGAAGAAGAAGCACAG GTCAGAATCTGAATCCAAGAAACGGAAGCATAG GTCTCCCACTCCAAAGAGCAAACGTAAATCTAAGGACAAAAAGCGGAAGCG GTCACGAAGTACAACACCAGCTCCCAAGAGCCGCCGGGCCCCTCGTTCAACTTCTGCTGACTCTGCTTCTTCTTCTGACACGTCTCGCAGTCG GTCTCGAAGTGCTGCAGCAAAAACTCATGCAACAGCCTTGACTGGGAAAAGTCCTTCCCCTGCTTCAGGGCATCGAGGGGAGGGAGATGCATCTTCCAGGGAACCAGGCACCACCAACACAGGGCAGCCTAGCAGCCTCGAGCCTTCTACAAAGCAGCCTAGCAGCCCTTACGAAGACAAAGACAAGAAAGAG AAATCTGCAGTTCAACCTAGTCCCTCTCCGGAAAGGAGCATCACAGGCCCAGAACCACCTGCTCCCGCCCTGCTCCTTGCTGAGCAACATGGCAGCTCCCCACAACCTCTTGCAACAACCCCCTTAAGTCAGGAGCCAGTGAAACCCCCATCTGAGGCATCCCCAACACGGGGCCACTCACTGCCTAAGTCTCCTGAGAAACTTCCCCAGTCATCTTCTGAGAGCTGTCCACCATCCCCTCAACCGACCAAACTTTCTCGGCATGCCAGCTCTTCCCCTGAAAGTCCTAAGCCCGCACCAGCTCCTGGGTCCCGCCGAGAAATTTCTTCTTCTCCCGCATCTAAGAGTCGCTCACATGGTCGAGTAAAGCGGGATAAGTCACATTCTCATACTCCTTCTCGTAGGGTGGGGAGGTCCCGAAGCCCTGCCACCACTAAGAGGGGGCGGTCTCGGTCTCGAACCCCCACCAAGAGAGGCCATTCTCGGTCCCCTCAGTGGCGTAGGTCCAGGTCTGCACAGAGGTGGGGACGATCTAGAAGCCCCCAGCGACGTGGCCGCTCTAGGTCTCCTCAGCGACCAGGCTGGTCCAGGAGCAGAAATACCCAGAGAAGAGGCAGGTCTAGATCAGCAAGGCGAGGCAGGTCACACTCTAGATCGCCAGCCACTAGGGGCAGGTCTCGTTCTAGAACGCCAGCTAGGCGGGGCAGGTCTCGTTCTAGAACGCCAGCCAGGCGGAGATCACGATCCAGAACACCTACTAGGCGTAGATCTCGGTCCAGAACACCAGCCCGGAGGGGTAGGTCTCGCTCCAGAACACCTGCTAGGCGCAGATCTAGGACCCGATCACCAGTACGACGGAGGTCTCGTAGTAGATCGCCAGCCAAGAGAAGTGGCAGGTCACGCTCTAGAACCCCAGCCAGGCGTGGTTGGTCACGCTCTAGAACCCCAGCTAGACGAAGTGGTCGGTCACGCTCCAGAACCCCAGCTAGACGAAGTGGTCGGTCACGCTCCAGAACTCCAGCTAGGAGAGCAAGATCTCGGTCTAGGAGTCCAGCAAGAAGAGGAAGATCCCGGAGTAGAAGTCTAGTTAGACGGGGAAGGTCTCATTCTAGAACACCACAAAGAAGAGGCAGGTCTGGTTCGTCTTCAGAGCGGAAGAACAAATCCAGAACATCACAGAGAAGGAGCAGGTCCAACTCAAGCCCAGAAATGAAAAAATCCCATGTTTCTTCGAGGCGGAGCAGGTCTGGCTCTTCACCACGGTCCAAAGCAAAATCTCACTTGTCCTTGAGACGAAGTCTTTCAGGGTCCTCTCCATGCCCTAAACAAAAGTCTCAAAGCCCGCCAGTGCGCAGTCGCTCTGGATCATCTCAGCCTAAAGCTAAATCTAGAACACCACCAAGGCGAAGTCGCTCTGGTTCTTCACCCTCTAATCAGAAATCTAAAACACCATCCAGGCAGAGTCATTCCAGTTCATCTCCTCAACCTAAAGTGAAATCTGGAACGCCACCCAGGCAAGGGTGTGTAACAAGTCCCCAGGCAAATGAACAATCTGCAACACCACAAAGACAGAGCCGTTCAGAATCATCACCTGACCCTGAGGTAAAATCTAGGACCCCTTCAAGACATAGCTGCTCTGGATCCTCTCCTCCAAGAGTGAAATCTAGCACACCTCCCAGACAGAGCCTGTCTGGGTCGTCATCTCCACAACCCAAAGTAAAGGCAATAACGTCACCAGCCCAAAGCTATTCTCGCTCCTCTTCTCCAAGTCCTAGTAGGGTGATATCTAAAACACCGCCAAGGCAAAGCAGATCAGAGTCTCCCTGTTCCCAGGTAGAATCTAGATTGGTGCAAAGACACAGTCAGTCTAGGTCCTCCTCACCAGATACCAAAGTGAAACCTGGAACACCACCAAGACGAAGTCACTCAGAGTCTACTTCACCATGCCCCAAAGCAAAGCCCCAAACTCCATCAGGGCACAGTCTTTCTGGATCAAGGTCACCATGTTCCCAAGAGAAGCCTAAAGACTCAGCAGTACAGAGTTGCTCTGGATCCTCCCTCTGTCCAGTAGTAAAGTCTAGCCCACCTTCAGGAGAGAGCTATTTCGACTCATCTCTGCAGCAGAAAGGACAATCTCAAGCTTCACCAGACCCCAGATCTGATACTTCAAGTCCAGAAATAAGACAGAGTCACTCTGAATCTCCATCTCTGCAGAGCAAGTCTCAAACATCTAAGACTGGCCAGTCTAGGTCCTCATCTCCAGTTGCTGAGGTAGCACCCAGTTCTCCAGCAAAACAAGATGGAAACAAATTGTCAAGTCCTAGGCTGAAATCTGGAATGTCTCCTGAGCAGAGCAGGGGCCATTCAGACTTTTCTCTGTATCCTGCAATGGACTCTAAATCTATTCCTGGGCCGAGTAGATTGGAACTTTCTCCTGAATCAAAAGAGAAAATGGGTTTACTCCTTCAGGAGGATGTTGCTGCATCATCTCCTAGACTGAGAAACAAATTGAGTCCTCTAGTTCAGGATAGGCCTGAATTCTCACCAGTACTCAAAGAGACAGCTAGAACCTCATCAGGAGAAAGAGGTAGTGTTGGGTCATCTCCAGATAAAAAAGACCGAAGCAATGTGTTAGCTAAGCCAAGCCAAGATGAAGAATTAATGGAGTTAGAGAAATCAGAAGAGTCTTCAAACCAGGTCCTACCCCATTTGTCTCCAGAACTTAAAGAAATGTATGGAAGTAACGTTGAATCATCTCTTGAAATAGAAGAAAGTCCTACCATGTCTGCAACTCACGACCAAAGCCAGTCACAGGCTTCTTTGGAAGCAGACATCCCTGCAGTGGCCTCAACGTGGAGTGGGCCACATTTTTCTCCAGATCATAAAGAACTGTCTAACTCCCCTTCCAGGGAAGACAGGTTTGGATCACCTTTAGAATTTAGAAATTCAGGCTCTGTTGCAGAAGTGAATACTGGGTTTTCTCCTGAGGTCAAAGATTTGAATGGCCCTTTTCCTAATCAGTTGGAAACAGATCCATTTCCAGACATGAAAGAACAATCAAGAAGGTCCTCCAGACGCAGCAGTTCTGAGTTATCCCCAGATGCAGTGGGAAAAGTAGGACTGTCTTCAAATCAAAGTGTCTCTTCACCGGTTCTTGATGCTGTCCCCAGAACACCCTCGAGAGAAAGAAGCAGTTCTGCTTCTCCTGAACTGAAGGATGGTTTACCCAGAACTCCTTCAAGGAGAAGCAGGTCTGGGTCTTCCCCAGGACTTCGAGATGGGTCTGGGACTCCCTCAAGGCACAGCTTATCCGGGTCTTCTCCTGGAATGAAAGATATACCTAGAACACCGTCCAGGGGGAGAAGTGAATGTGATTCTTCTCCAGAACCAAAAGCTTTGCCCCAGACTCCTAGGCCAAGGAGTCGTTCTCTATCATCCCCAGAGCTCAACAAGTGTCTTACCCACCAGAGAGAAAGAAGTGGGTCAGAATCATCAATTGAACAGAAGACTGTAGCTAGGACGCCTCTTGGGCAGAGAAGTCCATCTGGATCTTCTCAAGAACTTGATGGGAAACCCAGTACATCCCCTCAGGAAAGAAGTGAGTCAGACTCTTCTCCTGATTCTAAAGCTAATGCACGAATGCCACTTAGACAGGGGAGTCGCTCTGGATCATCTCCAGAGGTGGACAGCAAGTCCCGACCTTCTCCTCTGCGTAGTAGGTCTGGCTCATCCCCTGAAATTAAAGAAAAGTCAAGAGTAGCACCCAGGGCACAGAGTGGTTCTGATTCCTCTCCTGAACCCAAGGCGCCTGCCCCTCGGGTCCTTCCTAGACGGAGCAGCTCAGGTTCATCAAGCAAAGGTAGAGGTGCTTCTCCCGAAGAAAGCAGCAGTTCTGAGTCCTCTCCAGAACACCCACCAAAGTCCAGATCTACTAGAAGAAGCTCTAGGTCGTCACCAGAGCCCAAGACCAAGTCTCGCACTCCACCTCGGCGTCGTAGCTCTCGATCATCTCCTGAGCTGGCTAGAAAGGCCAGGCTTTCACGGAGAAGTCGCTCTGCATCATCCTCGCCAGAGACCCCCTCGAGAACTCCCCCAAGACGCCGGAGAAGTCCCTCAGTGTCTTCCCCAGAGCCAGCTGAAAAGTCAAGATCCTCGCGCCGGCGGCGTTCGGCTTCATCCCCACGTACTAAGACAACATCGAGGAGGGGCCGTTCTCCTTCACCAAAGCCTCGTGGGCTCCAGAGGTCCCGTTCCCGCTCAAGGAGGGAGAAAACCAGAACAGCCCGACGTCGAGATAGGTCTGGGTCTTCACAGTCAACCTCTCGGAGAAGGCAGCGGAGCAGGTCAAGGTCTAGGGTAACTCGGCGGCGGAGGGGAGGCTCAGGTTACCACTCAAGGTCTCCTGCCCGGCAGGAGAGTTCCCGAACTTCGTCTCGACGCCGAAGAGGCCGCTCTCGGACACCCTTGGCCAGTCGAAAGCGTTCTCGTTCACGCACATCACCAGCCCCGTGGAAACGCTCCAGATCTCGGGCCTCTCCAGCCGCTCACCGGCGATCCAGATCCAGAACACCTCTGGTCAGCCGACGTCGGTCCAGGTCTCGAACTTCACCGGTCAGTCGGAGACGATCAAGGTCCAGGACATCAGTGACTCGACGAAGATCTCGATCCAGAGCATCTCCAGTGAGCCGAAGGAGATCCAGGTCCAGAACACCACCAGTAACCCGCCGTCGGTCAAGGTCCAGAACACCGACTCGCCGGCGCTCCCGTTCTAGAACTCCACCAGTGACTCGCAGAAGGTCCAGATCTAGAACCCCACCAGTAACCAGGAGGCGGTCTCGAAGCAGAACCTCTCCAGTCACTCGCAGAAGATCGAGATCCAGAACATCTCCCGTCACCCGTAGGAGATCTCGCTCTCGCACGTCTCCAGTGACCCGAAGGAGGTCCCGCTCACGAACCTCTCCAGTGACACGCCGCCGATCCAGGTCCCGAACTCCTCTGGCTATTCGACGCCGCTCTAGGTCTCGAACCCCACTGTTGCCTCGCAAACGTTCTCGAAGTCGCTCACCACTTGCCATCCGCCGCCGTTCTAGATCGCGTACTCCGAGAACAACTCGGGGCAAACGGTCCTTAACAAGGTCTCCCCCGGCCATCCGCAGGCGCTCTGCGTCTGGAAGTAGTTCTGATCGTTCGCGTTCTGCTACTCCTCCAGCCACACGGAATCACTCTGGGTCCCGGACACCTCCAGTAGCACTTAGTAGCTCCAGAATGAGCTGCTTCAGTCGTCCCAGCATGTCACCAACTCCCCTGGACCGCTGTAGGTCTCCTGGAATGCTCGAACCTCTTGGCAGCTCTAGAACACCCATGTCTGTTCTTCAGCAAGCTGGGGGCTCCATGATGGATGGCCCAGGTCCCCGAATTCCTGATCACCCGAGAACATCTGTGCCAGAAAATCATGCTCAGTCAAGAATCGCACTTGCCCTGACAGCTATCAGTCTTGGCACTGCGCGGCCACCTCCATCCATGTCTGCTGCTGGCCTTGCTGCAAGAATGTCACAGGTTCCTGCTCCAGTGCCTCTCATGAGTCTCAGAACGGCCCCAGCTGCCAGCCTTGCCAGCAGGATTCCTGCGGCCTCTGCAGCAGCTATGAACctggccagtgccaggacacctGCCATACCAACAGCAGTGAACCTGGCTGACTCCAGAACGCCAGCTGCAGCGGCCGCCATGAACTTGGCTAGCCCCAGAACAGCAGTGGCACCTTCTGCTGTGAACCTTGCTGACCCTCGTACCCCCACGGCCCCAGCTGTGAACCTGGCAGGAGCCAGAACCCCAGCTGCTTTGGCAGCTTTGAGTCTCTCGGGCTCTGGCACACCTCCGAGCGCTGCAAACTACCCCTCTAGCTCCAGAACAGCTCAGGCTCCAGCCCCTGCAAACCTGGTGGGTCCTAGATCTGCACATGCCACAGCTCCTGTGAATATTGCCAGCTCAAGAACCCCTCCAGCCTTGGCCCCTGCAAGCCTTACCAGTGCTAGAATGGCTCCAGCCTTGTCTGGTGCAAACCTCACCAGCCCCAGGGTGCCCCTCTCTGCCTATGAGCGTGTTAGTGGCAGAACCTCACCAACGCTCCTTGACCGAGCCAGATCCAGAACCCCACCATCTGCCCCAAGCCAGTCTAGAATGACCTCTGAGCGGGCTCCCTCTCCTGCCTCTAGGATGGTCCAGGTTCCTTCCCAGTCTCTTCTCTCTGCAGGTCAGGATCACCCTAGGTCCCCGGTGCCCTCTGGTTTTTCTGACCAATCCCGATCTTTGCTTGTCCAGACCACCCTGGTAGCAGGGTCTCAGTCTCTTTCCTCCGGGATGGTGGCCAAGACCACGTCCTCTGCTGGTGACCATAATGGCATGCTCTCTGGCCCTGCCCCTGGGGCGTCCCACCCTGAAGGTGGGGAACCACCTGCCTCTGTGGGGGCCCAGCAGCCTTCCGCATTGGCCGCCCTGCAGCCGGCAAAGGAGCGGCGGagctcttcctcctcctcgtcctctaGCTCCTCCTCTTCATCGTCGTCGTCCTCCTCTTCGTCATCCTCGTCCTCTGGCTCCAGTTCTAGCGACTCGGAGGGCTCCAGCCTTCCCattcagcagcctgaggcagcccTGAAAAG GGCGCCCAGTCCTGCCCCGGCCCCGAAGGAGCCCGTTCGAGAGGGTCGTCCTCAGGAGCTGACCCCAGCCAAGCGAAAGAGGCGCTCCAGCAGCTCCAgttccagctcctcctcctcttcctcctcctcctcctcctcctcctcttcctcctcctcctcttcctcttcctcctcctcctcctcctcctcttcctcttctacttcctcttccccctcccctgcTAAGCCTGGCCCCCAGGCCTTGCCCAAACCTGCGAGCCCCAAGAAGCCGCCCCCTGGCGAACGGAG GATAAAGCCCCACCTCTGCGGGAATGGCGT GTCCCGCAGTCCCCGGAAGCCAATAGACTCCCTCCGGGACTCCCGTTCCCTCAGCTACTCGCCTGCAGAGCGCcgccacccctcaccccagccctctCCCCGGGACCAGCAGAG CAGCGAGCGGGGTCCCCGGAGAGGCCAACGTGGGGACAGTCGCTCCCCAGGCCACAAGCGCAGGAGGGAGACTCCTAGCCCCCACCCAGTGCGGCACCGCTCCTCCAG GTCTCCGTGA